From one Desmodus rotundus isolate HL8 chromosome X, HLdesRot8A.1, whole genome shotgun sequence genomic stretch:
- the NOX1 gene encoding LOW QUALITY PROTEIN: NADPH oxidase 1 (The sequence of the model RefSeq protein was modified relative to this genomic sequence to represent the inferred CDS: deleted 2 bases in 2 codons; substituted 1 base at 1 genomic stop codon) codes for MKVFQLQMNKRGTSLEVGQDTFFNCPSISYLEWHPFTLTYALEEDFFSIHIQALGNWTENLIKGFEQQHXPNPSIEVDSPFGTVSEDVFQYAMAMFVRAGVGGTSFASILRSIWYKLQHADHNLKTQRIYFYWICRETGTFACFNDLLLSLEQEMEELGKVGFLNYRLFLTGWDSDIAGYTALNFDKATNILIVLKHKTLFGRPTWDEFSTIATTQPSKSILFWCAVGVFLCSPQALAKSLCKCCHQYSSLDPRKVQFYFNKENC; via the exons ATGAAAGTTTTCCAATTGCAGATGAATAAGCGTGGCACCAGCTTGGAAGTAGGACAGGATACCTTTTTTAATTGTCCCTCAATCTCTTACCTGGAATGGCATCCCTTTACTCTGACCTATGCTCTTGAGGAAGACTTCTTCTCCATTCATATCCAAGCACTA GGTAACTGGACAGAAAATCTCATAAAGGGTTTTGAACAACAGCATTGACCAAATCCCTC GATTGAGGTGGATAGTCCCTTTGGCACTGTCAGTGAGGATGTTTTTCAGTATGCAATGGCTATG TTTGTCAGAGCAGGAGTTGGGGGCACCTCCTTTGCTTCTATTTTGAGGTCCATCTGGTACAAACTCCAGCATGCAGATCACAACCTCAAAACACAA CGGATATATTTCTACTGGATCTGCAGGGAGACAGGTACCTTTGCCTGTTTCAATGACCTTTTGCTTTCCCTGGAACAGGAAATGGAGGAATTAGGCAAAGTTGGTTTTCTAAATTACCGTCTCTTCCTCACTGGATGGGACAGCGATATT GCTGGTTATACAGCATTAAACTTTGACAAAGCCACCAACATCCTGATAGTTCTGAAACACAAAACCTTATTCGGGAGACCTACCTGGGATGAGTTTTCTACAATAGCTACCACCCAGCCCAGTAAATCCATTCTCTTTTG GTGTGCGGTGGGAGTCTTCTTATGTAGTCCACAGGCTTTGGCAAAGAGTCTGTGCAAATGTTGTCATCAATACTCCAGTTTAGATCCTAGGAAGGTTCAATTCTACTTCAACAAGGAAAATTGCTGA
- the XKRX gene encoding XK-related protein 2: MDQVYEIPEEPSVDPISSLEEDVIRGANPRFTFPFGIIFSTFLYCGEAASALYMVRFYRKNSETYWMAYTFSFFVFSSIMVQLTLIFVHRDLAKDKPLSLFMHLILLGPVIRCLEAMIKYLTLWKKEGQEEPYVSLTRKKMLINGEEMMIEWEVGHSIRTLAMHRNAYKRMSQIQAFLGSVPQLTYQLYVTLISAEVPLGRAVLMVFSLISVTYGATLCNMLAIQIKYDEYKIRLGLLEVLCITIWRTLEITSRLLILVLFSATLKLKAVPFLMLNFLIILFEPWVKFWRSGAQMPNNIEKNFSQVGTLMVLISITVLYAGINFSCWSALQLKLEDRDLVEKGQNWGHMGLHYSVRLVENVIMVLVFKFFGVKVLLNYCHSLIALQLIIAYLISIGFMLLFFQYLHPLRSLFTHNIVDYLHCVCCHQHSRGRVENLEPSFDPEERQSIV; the protein is encoded by the exons ATGGACCAAGTTTATGAAATTCCTGAGGAGCCAAGTGTGGATCCGATTTCATCTCTGGAGGAAGATGTTATCCGTGGGGCCAACCCCCGGTTTACCTTTCCATTTGGCATCATTTTCTCCACCTTTTTGTACTGTGGGGAGGCTGCGTCTGCCTTGTACATGGTTAGATTCTATCGAAAGAATAGTGAGACCTACTGGATGGCATACACCTTTTCCTTCTTCGTGTTTTCATCCATTATGGTCCAGTTGACACTCATTTTTGTCCACAGAGATCTGGCCAAAGACAAGCCTCTATCATTGTTTATGCATCTAATCCTCTTGGGACCTGTTATCAG ATGTCTGGAGGCCATGATTAAGTACCTCACACTGTGGAAGAaagaggggcaggaggagcccTATGTCAGCCTCACCCGAAAGAAGATGCTAATAAATGGCGAGGAGATGATGATAGAATGGGAGGTGGGACACTCCATCCGGACCCTGGCTATGCACCGCAATGCTTACAAACGTATGTCACAGATCCAAGCTTTCCTGGGTTCAGTGCCCCAACTGACCTATCAGCTCTATGTGACCCTGATCTCTGCAGAGGTCCCCCTGGGTAGAG CTGTGCTAATGGTCTTTTCCCTGATATCTGTCACCTATGGGGCTACTCTCTGCAATATGTTGGCTATCCAGATCAAGTACGATGAATACAAGATTCGCCTTGGGCTGCTAGAAGTCCTCTGTATCACCATCTGGAGGACACTGGAGATCACTTCCCGTCTCCTGATTCTGGTGCTCTTCTCAGCCACTTTGAAATTGAAGGCTGTGCCCTTCTTAATGCTCAACTTCCTGATTATCCTCTTTGAGCCTTGGGTTAAATTTTGGAGGAGTGGTGCCCAGATGCCTaataacattgaaaaaaatttcagCCAGGTTGGCACCCTGATGGTGCTGATTTCCATTACTGTCCTCTATGCTGGCATCAACTTCTCTTGCTGGTCAGCTTTGCAGTTGAAGTTGGAAGACAGGGACCTTGTAGAAAAAGGTCAGAACTGGGGACATATGGGCCTGCACTATAGTGTGAGATTGGTGGAGAATGTGATCATGGTCTTGGTTTTTAAGTTCTTTGGAGTGAAAGTGTTACTGAATTACTGTCATTCCTTGATTGCCTTGCAGCTTATTATTGCTTACCTGATTTCCATTGGCTTCATGCTCCTTTTCTTCCAATACTTGCATCCACTGCGCTCACTCTTCACCCACAACATAGTGGACTACCTCCACTGTGTCTGCTGCCACCAGCACTCTCGGGGCAGGGTTGAGAACTTGGAGCCATCCTTTGATCCTGAAGAAAGGCAAAGCATTGTCTGA